A portion of the Chryseobacterium tructae genome contains these proteins:
- a CDS encoding AAA family ATPase: protein MEELVELLEHTNRSVFLTGKAGTGKTSFLNDFVKKTHKKYIIVAPTGIAAINAGGVTIHSLFVIPSRTFVPTTEPVDPNLAMNINELFPHFKYRKEKLDLFREIELIIIDEVSMLRADLLDMIDHSLRRVRRNQLPFGGVQLLLIGDLYQLPPVVRDDSEKILSKFYETPFFFSAKALQNVRLITVELTTVYRQQDEEFLEILNAVRHADFHELDFEKLNSRYNPGFEPENETYIHLCSHNRIADHINQKKLRELECESLFYKASVIGEFKETQYPIDETLELKVGAQIMFIRNDSSPDKNFYNGKLAEISYLDEDTIKAVLDESKKEITVTTEVWEQKRYTLDADKNIKTEVLGSFEQYPIRLAWAVTIHKSQGLTFDRVIIDAGRSFASGQVYVALSRCRTLSGIVLKSEISQNAIFKDHRIEDFQMSTNANDKLVQIIEHEKYDYTLHKVQMTVDAAWIKEAVMNWEKIALMTAIPDQEKVNTLLEELDRESEHLFKVSEKFKRVIRLKLADFIAGEIQWSEMEEKCQGAVSFFYKNTAEKFLLPLKSLYSVMVGTKGLKKINEETRLFLQDLEEYIERLKACYLLDVLLFDKEIEMDTSTIVVKKPTHIITFELFDKGMPPFEIAEKRNLTPATIYRHLEKMGLTEVERTFKQ from the coding sequence TTGGAGGAACTTGTCGAACTACTGGAACATACCAACAGAAGTGTTTTTCTGACAGGAAAAGCAGGAACAGGAAAAACCTCCTTCCTGAATGATTTTGTAAAAAAGACCCATAAAAAATACATTATTGTTGCTCCTACCGGGATTGCAGCGATTAATGCCGGCGGGGTAACCATACATTCACTGTTTGTTATTCCTTCACGAACATTTGTTCCTACTACAGAACCTGTTGACCCTAATCTTGCGATGAATATCAATGAACTGTTTCCCCATTTTAAGTACAGAAAAGAAAAACTTGATCTTTTTCGGGAAATAGAATTGATTATTATTGATGAAGTATCCATGCTAAGAGCTGATTTACTGGATATGATAGATCATTCCTTAAGAAGAGTAAGACGAAATCAGCTGCCATTTGGAGGAGTCCAGTTGTTATTAATAGGAGATTTATATCAATTGCCCCCTGTGGTAAGAGACGATTCTGAAAAGATTTTGTCAAAATTCTATGAAACTCCTTTTTTCTTTTCGGCGAAAGCTTTGCAAAATGTACGACTAATCACTGTAGAATTAACAACAGTATACCGTCAGCAGGATGAAGAATTTCTGGAAATACTCAATGCCGTGCGGCATGCTGACTTCCATGAACTGGATTTTGAAAAATTAAATTCCAGATACAATCCCGGGTTTGAACCTGAAAATGAAACCTATATTCATTTATGTTCTCACAATCGTATCGCAGATCATATTAATCAGAAAAAACTGAGAGAGCTGGAGTGCGAATCGCTATTTTACAAAGCTTCAGTGATTGGGGAGTTTAAAGAAACCCAATATCCGATTGATGAAACATTGGAACTGAAAGTAGGTGCTCAGATTATGTTTATAAGAAATGATTCATCGCCTGATAAAAACTTTTACAATGGAAAGCTGGCAGAAATTTCCTATCTCGATGAAGATACCATAAAGGCTGTGCTAGATGAAAGTAAAAAAGAGATTACAGTAACCACCGAAGTCTGGGAACAGAAAAGATATACCCTTGATGCTGATAAAAACATTAAAACAGAAGTATTGGGGAGTTTTGAGCAATATCCTATACGATTGGCTTGGGCCGTTACGATTCATAAAAGTCAGGGATTAACGTTTGATCGTGTCATCATTGATGCCGGAAGATCCTTTGCCAGTGGACAGGTATATGTTGCGTTGAGTCGTTGCAGAACATTGAGTGGTATTGTTTTGAAATCTGAAATTTCACAGAATGCCATATTCAAAGATCATAGAATTGAAGATTTTCAAATGTCTACTAATGCCAATGACAAACTTGTACAGATCATTGAACATGAAAAATATGATTATACATTGCATAAAGTTCAGATGACAGTAGATGCAGCGTGGATAAAAGAAGCTGTCATGAACTGGGAAAAGATAGCTTTAATGACAGCGATTCCGGATCAGGAAAAAGTAAATACTTTGCTTGAAGAATTGGATAGAGAAAGCGAACATCTTTTTAAAGTATCTGAAAAGTTTAAAAGAGTAATCCGTTTGAAGTTAGCCGATTTTATAGCCGGAGAAATTCAATGGAGTGAGATGGAAGAAAAATGCCAGGGTGCTGTGAGCTTTTTCTACAAAAATACTGCGGAAAAGTTCTTATTGCCTTTGAAAAGTCTTTATTCGGTTATGGTAGGAACTAAAGGCTTAAAAAAAATCAATGAAGAAACGAGACTCTTTTTGCAAGATCTCGAAGAATACATAGAAAGATTAAAAGCCTGTTATCTGTTGGATGTACTTTTATTTGATAAAGAAATTGAAATGGATACCTCCACAATAGTTGTTAAAAAGCCGACACATATTATCACTTTTGAGCTATTTGATAAAGGAATGCCCCCTTTTGAAATTGCTGAAAAACGCAACCTTACTCCGGCAACCATCTACAGACATCTGGAAAAAATGGGGTTGACAGAAGTAGAAAGAACTTTTAAACAATAA
- a CDS encoding 3'-5' exonuclease, producing the protein MKTTENILIIDLEATCWENYPPRGQESEIIEIGVCIMNAKTGKISQNEGILIKPQYSKVSPFCTGLTTITQNMLDNEGIMLDDAFDILRAEYDSEELTWASYGNYDLNMLQNQARRFYVDYPLSDDHINVKTLFGQTHPTVRKSVGMQRALNELGFKLDGTHHRGVDDARNIAKILHWCLQNN; encoded by the coding sequence ATGAAAACAACAGAAAATATACTCATTATAGACCTTGAAGCCACATGTTGGGAAAACTACCCGCCGAGAGGTCAGGAAAGTGAGATCATCGAAATCGGAGTTTGTATCATGAATGCAAAAACCGGTAAAATTTCTCAAAATGAAGGGATTTTAATAAAACCCCAATACTCGAAAGTGAGTCCGTTTTGTACGGGACTTACCACTATTACCCAAAATATGTTGGATAATGAGGGAATCATGCTGGATGATGCATTTGATATTCTGAGAGCAGAATATGACTCAGAAGAACTGACCTGGGCAAGCTATGGAAACTATGATCTGAATATGCTTCAGAACCAGGCCAGAAGATTTTATGTGGATTATCCTTTAAGTGATGACCATATCAATGTCAAAACATTATTCGGACAGACTCATCCTACGGTAAGAAAAAGTGTAGGCATGCAAAGAGCATTGAATGAACTTGGATTTAAATTAGACGGAACTCATCACAGAGGAGTGGATGATGCAAGAAATATTGCCAAGATTCTGCATTGGTGCCTGCAGAATAATTAA
- a CDS encoding 3'-5' exonuclease: MKTTNEIIIVDLEATCWENDRIPIGQKVDIIEMGICKLDLISKTISQKQSIYVIPERSEINRFCTKLTGITPQLIEEKGIYFEEACEKIRDEYNPESLTWAGYGNFDREQIIEQSDWLGIENPFSGQYLDVMYEFKRHFRLYKSIGLKRALDHLKMDFDGNHHSGADDAYNTAKILNKILE, from the coding sequence ATGAAAACAACCAATGAAATAATAATTGTCGATTTGGAAGCAACCTGTTGGGAAAACGACAGGATTCCAATCGGACAAAAAGTAGATATTATCGAAATGGGAATTTGTAAGCTGGATCTGATATCCAAAACCATTTCCCAAAAACAAAGCATTTATGTGATTCCCGAAAGATCAGAAATCAATAGATTTTGTACTAAGCTAACAGGAATTACACCACAATTGATAGAAGAAAAAGGAATCTATTTTGAAGAAGCCTGCGAAAAGATCAGAGATGAATACAATCCTGAATCTCTCACTTGGGCGGGTTATGGAAATTTTGACAGAGAGCAGATCATCGAACAGAGCGACTGGCTTGGAATAGAAAACCCTTTTTCAGGGCAATACCTTGATGTGATGTATGAATTCAAAAGACATTTCAGACTGTATAAATCTATTGGTTTGAAAAGAGCTCTTGATCATCTGAAAATGGATTTCGACGGAAATCATCACAGCGGAGCAGACGATGCTTATAATACCGCCAAAATTCTCAATAAGATTTTGGAATAA
- a CDS encoding metallophosphoesterase family protein — protein MKPNIFFTADHHFGHENIIKFSERPFESMEQMNQELIKRWNERINPGDTVYHLGDFSLGKPDFTKEILDQLNGNIHLIKGNHEGAALTYPKRFASIRDYHELKIDEPDSNNGKQKVILFHYAMRTWNGSHRGVWQLYGHSHGTLPDDEMALSFDVGVDCHDFYPISYEEVKEIMKKKKWTPPFEPRE, from the coding sequence ATGAAACCCAATATATTTTTCACAGCCGACCATCACTTTGGTCACGAAAATATTATAAAATTCTCCGAAAGACCCTTTGAGTCTATGGAGCAGATGAATCAGGAACTGATCAAAAGATGGAATGAAAGAATCAATCCCGGAGATACAGTCTACCATTTAGGAGATTTCAGCCTAGGGAAGCCTGATTTTACAAAGGAAATTTTAGATCAGTTGAATGGAAATATTCATTTGATTAAAGGCAATCACGAAGGAGCCGCTTTAACGTATCCTAAACGATTTGCCTCCATCAGAGATTATCATGAATTGAAAATTGATGAACCGGACAGCAACAATGGAAAGCAGAAAGTTATTCTTTTTCATTACGCCATGCGTACCTGGAATGGCTCACACCGCGGTGTCTGGCAGCTATACGGGCACTCACACGGGACATTGCCGGACGATGAAATGGCATTGAGTTTCGATGTTGGAGTAGATTGCCACGATTTTTATCCGATTTCCTACGAAGAAGTCAAGGAAATTATGAAAAAGAAAAAATGGACACCACCATTTGAGCCTCGAGAATAA
- a CDS encoding peptidase → MLQAEIKSLLKEDISILIKVPNSAKHYLCDCGEASLLTVKEAQTISAIFISHTHIDHFANFDGIFRHQIGSGEKVIICGPQNIHEQIGARLKSYTWNLIDENAIEYQIHEIISKEEIKVYAIRPPYWNIEYVKTQHFLFEDEYVNVDFAILDHKTDSIAYLFKEKDTVTFHENASDFKKGKWISELKAAFENNDSDKEIEIEGTLYKASDLFHLLTRNEGYKLGVIMDHAADEDNYKKIKEVFNNADKVYIETFYKDSDQEFAKINYHSFASASGKIMNECKVKEAIPIHFSRRYTENDQQEIETAFYQAFQN, encoded by the coding sequence ATGTTACAAGCAGAAATAAAAAGTCTTTTAAAAGAAGACATCAGTATATTAATAAAAGTTCCCAACTCAGCAAAGCACTATTTATGTGATTGCGGAGAAGCAAGTTTATTAACGGTAAAGGAAGCGCAGACAATATCAGCGATATTCATCAGCCATACCCATATCGATCATTTTGCCAATTTTGATGGTATTTTCAGACATCAGATTGGAAGTGGAGAAAAAGTGATTATCTGCGGGCCGCAAAATATTCATGAACAAATTGGAGCAAGATTAAAATCTTACACGTGGAATTTAATAGATGAAAATGCAATTGAATATCAAATCCATGAAATTATTTCCAAGGAAGAAATTAAGGTTTATGCAATTCGTCCTCCTTACTGGAATATTGAATATGTAAAGACTCAGCATTTCCTTTTTGAAGATGAATATGTAAATGTAGATTTTGCCATTCTGGATCACAAAACAGATTCCATTGCGTACCTGTTTAAAGAAAAGGATACTGTTACTTTTCATGAAAATGCTTCTGATTTTAAGAAAGGAAAATGGATCAGTGAACTGAAAGCAGCCTTTGAAAATAATGACTCGGATAAAGAAATTGAAATAGAAGGAACTTTGTATAAAGCATCAGATTTGTTTCATTTGCTGACCAGAAATGAAGGTTACAAATTAGGAGTAATCATGGATCATGCTGCTGATGAAGACAATTATAAAAAGATAAAAGAAGTCTTCAATAATGCAGATAAAGTCTATATTGAAACATTTTACAAGGATTCGGATCAGGAATTTGCAAAGATTAATTATCACAGTTTTGCCTCTGCATCAGGAAAAATTATGAATGAGTGCAAGGTAAAAGAGGCCATTCCGATTCACTTTTCAAGAAGATATACTGAAAACGATCAACAAGAAATTGAAACTGCTTTTTATCAAGCATTTCAAAATTAA
- a CDS encoding RNA ligase 1 family protein, with product MKKISTLFKKDINNLGRVINEINPENNWVFDGKAIATQKFDGSACAVINGKLYKRYDAKKGKTAPEGAIPCQEADLTTGHHPHWVECSMEKKDDQYFWEGFNALAESGKVEEGTYELIGEKVQGNPENIKGHLLVKHGNNILSLESLDFECIKNFLSNPENNMEGIVFHHTADNRMCKIRKSDFGIHRKAIKELIV from the coding sequence ATGAAAAAGATAAGTACATTATTCAAAAAAGATATAAATAATTTAGGACGAGTTATTAACGAAATTAATCCTGAAAACAATTGGGTTTTTGATGGAAAAGCTATTGCTACGCAAAAGTTTGATGGTTCTGCATGTGCAGTGATCAATGGTAAATTATACAAAAGATACGATGCCAAAAAAGGTAAAACAGCTCCTGAAGGTGCAATTCCATGTCAGGAAGCAGATCTTACTACAGGCCATCATCCGCATTGGGTAGAGTGTAGCATGGAGAAAAAAGATGACCAGTACTTCTGGGAAGGGTTCAATGCATTGGCCGAATCGGGCAAAGTAGAAGAGGGGACTTACGAACTTATTGGTGAGAAAGTACAGGGAAACCCTGAAAATATTAAAGGTCATTTATTAGTAAAACACGGAAATAATATTCTGAGTTTAGAAAGTTTGGATTTTGAATGTATCAAAAACTTTTTGAGCAATCCTGAGAATAATATGGAAGGTATTGTTTTCCATCATACAGCGGATAATCGTATGTGTAAGATCAGGAAATCTGATTTTGGTATACATAGAAAAGCGATAAAAGAACTTATTGTTTAA
- a CDS encoding RNA ligase, Rnl2 family — translation MIFKTYNSIENAYQTRVIDQIRLQGFGDEVFIVQEKVHGANFSFFTDGKEIKIAKRTAFIEKEEKFYNAHKILEQYRKNVINLFQKVKTIYPNIETVVIYGELFGGGYKHKEVEPVKEAIKVQAGIEYAPYNDFYAFDIKLNGVTYLDTDIANSIFEETGFFYAKTLFEGTLEEALMFPNVFNSKIPTWLGLPEMNNMCEGTIIKTLKTRYFGNGSRVILKNKNEKWIEKSKMVKKQDKIVQKQLNFSETAQNIWNEIQRYATVNRLNNVVSKIGEFEPKMIGKVIGLFAQDILEDFEKDFPAVFTTIEKEEQKRINKKLNSLVIDIVKEELNSAKA, via the coding sequence ATGATTTTCAAAACATATAACTCTATAGAAAATGCTTACCAGACCCGGGTGATCGATCAGATCAGGCTACAGGGTTTTGGAGATGAGGTTTTCATCGTGCAGGAAAAAGTTCATGGAGCTAATTTCTCTTTCTTTACCGACGGAAAGGAAATTAAAATAGCCAAAAGAACAGCTTTCATTGAGAAAGAGGAAAAATTTTACAATGCACATAAAATTTTGGAACAATACAGAAAAAATGTAATTAATTTGTTTCAAAAAGTGAAAACAATCTACCCGAATATTGAAACTGTAGTCATCTACGGAGAATTATTTGGTGGCGGTTACAAACATAAAGAAGTAGAACCCGTAAAAGAGGCTATAAAAGTGCAGGCAGGAATTGAATATGCACCTTACAACGATTTTTATGCATTCGACATTAAGTTGAATGGGGTGACTTATTTGGATACGGATATTGCCAACTCAATTTTTGAGGAGACCGGATTTTTCTATGCTAAAACCTTATTTGAAGGAACTTTAGAAGAAGCGTTGATGTTCCCGAATGTTTTCAATTCTAAAATCCCAACCTGGTTAGGATTGCCGGAAATGAACAATATGTGTGAAGGAACCATTATCAAAACTCTAAAAACCAGATATTTTGGAAACGGATCCAGAGTCATTCTGAAAAATAAGAATGAAAAATGGATCGAAAAGTCTAAAATGGTCAAAAAACAAGATAAAATTGTTCAGAAACAGCTTAATTTCAGCGAAACTGCTCAGAATATCTGGAACGAAATTCAGAGATATGCAACCGTGAACCGTTTGAATAATGTGGTGAGCAAAATTGGCGAATTCGAACCTAAAATGATAGGAAAAGTGATTGGTCTTTTTGCACAGGACATTTTAGAAGATTTTGAAAAAGATTTTCCGGCAGTTTTTACAACCATTGAAAAAGAAGAACAGAAAAGGATCAACAAAAAGTTGAATTCTTTAGTGATTGATATTGTGAAAGAAGAATTAAATTCAGCAAAAGCATAG
- a CDS encoding DinB family protein, which yields MDIFRFIQDIKNHLSLSFNEVDRWFDKDSTTLNFQASNGGWTIQQILEHIYLTNFYLLILIEKGSKKAMRNSLELDLESEIRNYSFNNEHFEKVGEYGAFEWIRPEHMEPKGEQSLIEIRNLITQQYHQCLNYLELMKNGEGLLYKTTMTVNDLGKINVY from the coding sequence ATGGACATTTTCAGATTCATTCAGGACATTAAAAATCATCTCAGTCTCAGCTTTAATGAAGTTGACAGATGGTTTGATAAAGATAGTACAACATTGAATTTTCAGGCATCAAACGGTGGGTGGACAATTCAGCAGATTTTGGAGCATATCTATCTTACGAATTTTTATTTGCTGATCCTCATTGAAAAAGGCTCAAAAAAAGCAATGCGGAATTCCTTAGAACTTGACCTGGAATCTGAAATTAGAAATTACAGCTTCAATAATGAACATTTTGAAAAAGTGGGTGAGTACGGTGCCTTTGAATGGATAAGACCAGAACACATGGAACCAAAAGGAGAACAAAGTTTAATAGAAATCAGAAATCTGATCACTCAGCAATATCATCAGTGCCTGAATTATCTGGAATTGATGAAAAATGGTGAAGGACTCCTTTATAAAACGACCATGACTGTGAATGATCTGGGGAAAATCAATGTCTATTAG
- a CDS encoding cyclic-phosphate processing receiver domain-containing protein, with amino-acid sequence MEMTKRLLFLDDIRYPIEAYRYTKQDIFLRRDWHIVRNYDQFVNRILEKGLPEMISFDHDLADEHYLKQDAGEFVEKTGYDCAKWLVEYCLDNYLDLPKFYCHSMNPVGKENIERLLKNFKKL; translated from the coding sequence ATGGAAATGACCAAAAGACTATTGTTTCTGGATGATATACGATATCCGATTGAGGCATATCGTTATACCAAACAGGATATTTTTCTCAGAAGAGACTGGCATATTGTTCGGAATTACGATCAGTTTGTCAATAGAATTCTAGAGAAAGGCCTTCCGGAAATGATTTCTTTTGATCATGATCTTGCAGATGAGCATTATCTGAAACAGGATGCCGGTGAGTTTGTGGAAAAAACAGGCTATGACTGTGCAAAGTGGCTGGTAGAATATTGTTTGGATAACTATTTAGACTTACCGAAATTTTACTGTCATTCTATGAACCCTGTAGGAAAGGAGAATATAGAAAGACTTTTAAAAAACTTTAAAAAATTGTAA